The Anser cygnoides isolate HZ-2024a breed goose unplaced genomic scaffold, Taihu_goose_T2T_genome scaffold_43_1, whole genome shotgun sequence DNA window GCCCCTAAACCTTTCAAACTCCTCCAGGCACGGtctaaggaggttttctgacctccagcggtgcttttggtctgaaaagggtggattttacCACCCAAAATGAAACGtgaccaaaataaactttatcCTATCAAAACTTTAACTGctcaaaacttaaaaaaaaaaaagtggggtttggaccgtaaaaaaaaaaaaaagagtagggtttttttttttttttcacatgaaattataAAGTCTTTAAGGTTGGGCTCCCCCCGTCTCCTTGGAGGCCACCTCAGCAGGCACCAAAGGAGGAGGCTGGGCACAGGAGGGAGGCCGGCGCGGAGCTGTGAGGATGATGGAGGCTGCGGAGCGCCTCCCTTAGGAGGAGAGGCCGAGGGGGTCCTTAGCTCGGAGGACGCCGAGGGGTGAACGCAGGAGGCACCGGACAAACATGGGGACGAAATTTATTTGTGGTGAGGGCGGCAAAacgtggagcaggctgcccggggggggtgCGGAGGCTCCTCTGCAGGCATCCGAACCCCCTGCGGCCGTGAGGTGAGCTACTCGTCcttgctctggcagggggatgggTCCTTGGACGTCCCTTCAGAGCCGGAACCTTCTGGGCTCTCCTCGGGCTGGGGCTCGGTCTTCGGCCTCTGGCGGCGCCTTcgaggccagcagcagagcgCCGCCAGCGGGTTCCACGGCACCGGCAGCCGCCGGAGCCACTTgcgatgctgcagcagggcctggaTGGTGCGGGAGGTCTCCGCGCGCACCGAGGGCGCCGCGTCGTGCATCATGGGCTGCAGGACTGCGGGAGGACGGAGAGAGGCTGGAGCCTCCGCTCGGGCCGCGGAGACCCCTCCGGGAGCCCCCCAGCCGGGAGGAACGCGGGGAGCAGCCGCTCCgagcgccccgcggcccccccgattcgttcccccccccagcctccaccgCGCCTCCCCCGGGGCGGAGGCCCGGCCTCCAGTCCTCCCCCGCCCGGCCTCCAGTGCTCCCCTCACTCACTGTCGATGATTTCGCGCAGCTTCTCTTCGCTCTGGTCCTGGAGGAGCTCCGCGGCGAGCCCTAGGAGCAAAGCCGCCCGTCAGCCTCCGCCccgggcagggcgaggggaggCCGCGGGGCCTCTTGCGGAGgccgctggggcagggaggtggcctCACCGATGAACCTCACGGTCTCCTCGCGCACGGATGCCTGAGGGTCCTCCAGGTACGCCCGGCTCTGCTGTAGGCGCTTCTCTACCCGGTCTCgatcctgctgcagctggagaggccGCGAGGCTCGGTGAGCCTCCCCGGCCCCgtttcttccccccccacccacccacctcgGGGAGCCCCCGAGAGCCCCCCGCCAGCCTCGCCGCGGAGGCCGCCCTCACCAGGCACGCTCTGATCCTCCAGGTCTGCTCCATGTGGGCCACGTCCTTCAGCTCATCCCACCACAAGagctccgccgccgccatgaGGGCTTCTTGGGAGGCCTGCGAGGCAGCGGAGGCACGGGGCTCGGCGCCGGCTCCTCGCGCCCTCCGGCCTCGCCGCGAGCCTCCGTCGCCGGCGCTTACCTTGGCCACGCTGTGGGTCTCGTCGCTCATGCGCAGGTAGAGCGGGACGAGGATCTTGCGCACCTTCTTCCACATCTGCGTCTTGTGCCTCCACAGCACGCGCTCCATGGCCGCCTTGAAGAGCTTCATGGAGCTCTCCCGCACCGCGGCGGcctcctggggaagaggaagaggaagggggacggggggtTTCGGCTGCGTGGCTCCGGCACGGGgcgggcgccgcggggccgcggagGCTCGTCCTCCCGCTTACGTTGTCCAGGAGAGGCTTGACCACGTCGACCAGCTCGAGGGCGGTGAGGCTGGCCGCCTTCTTCTCCACGATGCCGAGGATGTTGCCGCAGACCGCCAGGGCCGCCGCCGTGATGTGGGGCTTGCCGAACTGCAGGGTCTCCAGCACGTCCGGCAGCAGGCACTGCCCTGCCTTGGCCTGCGCCGAAAACACCGGGGCGTGAGGAGGCCGCCGCGCCGCCAGCCGAggccgggagcggggaggggaagagggcgGAGGCTCACCAGCTGCGGCCTCTCCATCAGCGCCGCCAGGCCTTTGAGCGCCAGCCAGAGCAGGTGGAAGTTGGCGGTCCTGAGGCAGCGCTGCAGGCACTCCACGTCCCGCAGCTCCTTGGGGACGGGGTCTTCGGGGCGCTGGGCGTAGAGGAGGCTGAGGCGGACGAGGCTGAGGTCCTCGGCCACCCCGAGGAACTCGCGGATGTTCCTGTcgtgcagcagcaggtggagcTCGTGCAGGAGCCGCTTCGCCATGGCGGGCACGGCAAACATCACCTCCCACATGTCCATCGAGGCGCTGCGGGCACGGAGAGGGCGTTATCGGCGGGGGCCCCGCGGGGTTAtcgggggagccccgggggctgcggttTGGGGTGCCCTGGAGGCTCGGGGGCCGGTACCTTTCTTGGGACGGGCAGATGAAGAGCACGGTCATGAGCACGGAGCGGGGGAAGCACTCCGTGAGGAGGACgagcagctccaggagcctCTTCCGCACGTCGGGCGCCGGCTGCTTCTTCAGCGTTTTGAAGAAGAAGTTGACGAAGTGCGGGACCTgccggggggacgcgggggggtGAAAAGCggcctcctttccttccctgccggggggggcgtCGAGGCCGGGGGAGGGGGCTCAGGGCGGGGGGGCTCTCACGTCCGCCAGCCAGCTGATGGGGTCTCGGGTGGTCGCGTCGAGCAGAAAGGAGACCCAGTGCTGGTCCTCGTCGCACACGCCTTCTGTCACAAGCTGCAGGCAGGTGAGGATGAGGTCCGTCCTCTGCGAGATCTTCAGGTACCTCCCGAAGGGCTGCGGAAGGCGAGGAGGAGGTTGAAGAGGAggccggggagggaggaggccCCGGCCTCGAggctctgggggctgcggggaaaggggggggaacGACGCGGCCGGGGGTGGCGGAGCCGCTCACCTCCAGCGAGGAGCACTTGGCCAGGAACTCGCCCAGCTTGCAGACCCTTTCCATGGCTCTCCTGCGGGCGAGGGCGTTCGCGGAGGTGCAGAAACGCATCAGGGCCTGCGAGGAGAAAAGCGAGCTGCCGGCGGGGCtcgggagggctgggggctgggggctgggggggctgggggggagcccctcagggagaaggggagcccctcggggtgggggagagaccctcagagagaaggggagcccctcggggtgggggggagcccctcagggagaaggggagcccctcggggtgggggggagcaaCCTGGGGTGAGGAGGAGCCCCTCGGGGTGACGAGAAGCCCCCCAGGACGACGAGAAGCCCCCCAGCCGGGCGCGGGACAGACCTGCACGACGCTCTGCAGCTTCTCCGGGAGCTTGGTGGCCGgcgggctgagcagcagcagctgcagcatgctGTCCACGGCGTGCATGGTCTGCGAGTGGGGGGGGAACGAGCGTGGGGtgagcgtggggctgggggcgccccGGGAAGGGCCCTGGGGAAccccccggggaggggagggcggggaggggagggggcgccggCACCCACCATCACATAGAAGCGCGCGTTCAGCTTCTCCttggggggcagcaggaagaCGCTCTGGAAGCAGGTGTCGAGCAGCCGCAGCATCTCCCTCACCTTGATCACCTGCACCGTGCTGCgaggagagggggggggagTGAGGCCGCAGCTGAGGCCCGGCCTCGAGGAGAGGGCGCGAGGCGAGGCCCGGCCTCCCGAACCCAAGAACCCTCGGTCGAGGCCGGAGGCGGCCCCGGGCGCGTACCTCAAGGCGGCGACGGCCAGCATGGCTTGCTCTCGCACCGGAGACTGCAGCTGGTCCTGGGGCTCCGACGCCAGCACGATctgcgggaggggagcgggacGGGAGCTGGcacccggcccccagcccccggcggcACCCAAGGttgcagcagcccccccccggccgcccgcctcACCCCCTTCTCACCTCGATGTGCCTGGCCACGTCGGTGCGGCGACAGAAGCAGTCGAGGCCCGCCGACAGCCCCTTCTCGCGGGCGGTGGTGCAGACGCTGCAGACGCTCTCcagaaacttcattttctgctcctcGCTCAGGTGGCTCTGCGGGAGACCCCCGGTgaggggggggagccccggccgggagccccccccccagcccccaagcaTCCACGGGGGTCGCCTTTACCTTTTGCTTGTTGGTTACAAAGGCGTCAATGGTGGTCAcggcctcctcttcctcctggtaCACGGCCAGGTCGTCGAAGGCTGGGGGAGAGACAGCGAAGGGGGCCATGAGGGGAGAGCGGCGGCAGGGGCGGcggcgagcccccccccgggggagcTCGGCGCGTTCGTGGCGGGGgtttctctgcactcacggccCGGCAGCGGCacgacctcctcctcctcctcctcctgcttcaccTCGAGGAAGTCGGAGGATTCCTCAATGGGGGTGGCCCAGCTGTCCACCCAGGCCAAGCGGGGCCGCTCGGGGGGGGGTTTGTCTGCCATGGTGAGGGGGGCGCGAAGGGAGGGAATGAAGCTCCACGCGGGGTGGGTCTCCGGCTCGCTCCCTCTcgctcctgccct harbors:
- the LOC136789240 gene encoding uncharacterized protein isoform X2, producing the protein MSRHKSRRRLAAPPSACQDRAGARGSEPETHPAWSFIPSLRAPLTMADKPPPERPRLAWVDSWATPIEESSDFLEVKQEEEEEEVVPLPGPFDDLAVYQEEEEAVTTIDAFVTNKQKSHLSEEQKMKFLESVCSVCTTAREKGLSAGLDCFCRRTDVARHIEIVLASEPQDQLQSPVREQAMLAVAALSTVQVIKVREMLRLLDTCFQSVFLLPPKEKLNARFYVMALMRFCTSANALARRRAMERVCKLGEFLAKCSSLEPFGRYLKISQRTDLILTCLQLVTEGVCDEDQHWVSFLLDATTRDPISWLADVPHFVNFFFKTLKKQPAPDVRKRLLELLVLLTECFPRSVLMTVLFICPSQESASMDMWEVMFAVPAMAKRLLHELHLLLHDRNIREFLGVAEDLSLVRLSLLYAQRPEDPVPKELRDVECLQRCLRTANFHLLWLALKGLAALMERPQLAKAGQCLLPDVLETLQFGKPHITAAALAVCGNILGIVEKKAASLTALELVDVVKPLLDNEAAAVRESSMKLFKAAMERVLWRHKTQMWKKVRKILVPLYLRMSDETHSVAKASQEALMAAAELLWWDELKDVAHMEQTWRIRACLLQQDRDRVEKRLQQSRAYLEDPQASVREETVRFIGLAAELLQDQSEEKLREIIDILQPMMHDAAPSVRAETSRTIQALLQHRKWLRRLPVPWNPLAALCCWPRRRRQRPKTEPQPEESPEGSGSEGTSKDPSPCQSKDE
- the LOC136789240 gene encoding uncharacterized protein isoform X1, with the translated sequence MSRHKSRRRLAAPPSACQDRAGARGSEPETHPAWSFIPSLRAPLTMADKPPPERPRLAWVDSWATPIEESSDFLEVKQEEEEEEVVPLPGPFDDLAVYQEEEEAVTTIDAFVTNKQKSHLSEEQKMKFLESVCSVCTTAREKGLSAGLDCFCRRTDVARHIEIVLASEPQDQLQSPVREQAMLAVAALSTVQVIKVREMLRLLDTCFQSVFLLPPKEKLNARFYVMTMHAVDSMLQLLLLSPPATKLPEKLQSVVQALMRFCTSANALARRRAMERVCKLGEFLAKCSSLEPFGRYLKISQRTDLILTCLQLVTEGVCDEDQHWVSFLLDATTRDPISWLADVPHFVNFFFKTLKKQPAPDVRKRLLELLVLLTECFPRSVLMTVLFICPSQESASMDMWEVMFAVPAMAKRLLHELHLLLHDRNIREFLGVAEDLSLVRLSLLYAQRPEDPVPKELRDVECLQRCLRTANFHLLWLALKGLAALMERPQLAKAGQCLLPDVLETLQFGKPHITAAALAVCGNILGIVEKKAASLTALELVDVVKPLLDNEAAAVRESSMKLFKAAMERVLWRHKTQMWKKVRKILVPLYLRMSDETHSVAKASQEALMAAAELLWWDELKDVAHMEQTWRIRACLLQQDRDRVEKRLQQSRAYLEDPQASVREETVRFIGLAAELLQDQSEEKLREIIDILQPMMHDAAPSVRAETSRTIQALLQHRKWLRRLPVPWNPLAALCCWPRRRRQRPKTEPQPEESPEGSGSEGTSKDPSPCQSKDE